One segment of Nostoc flagelliforme CCNUN1 DNA contains the following:
- a CDS encoding trifunctional serine/threonine-protein kinase/ATP-binding protein/sensor histidine kinase, which yields MLKLIARIPDYSIASLIYETTATVLCRAYSKANGHSVVIKLLKAEYPTVKEIAQIKHEYEIIQNLNIAGVIRAYELISYDNGYSNGLAMVLEDFGGESLKAQTSNTGFELTKFLNIAGQITETLGELHTHHIIHKDLQPENILYNPNTEKIKLIDFSIASLLSKESPEISSLNLLEGTLAYMSPEQTGRINRTLDYRTDFYSLGVIFYEMLTGRLPFQNAQDSMELVHCHIAKIPVAPHEINPNVPLVISAIAMKLLSKTAEDRYQSSYGLKADLEQAAIQLQTKGSIDLFTLGQQDFSHQFQIAQKLYGREVEVAALMAAFEKVSLGSSEVVLVGGYSGIGKSSLVNEVHKPIVRQRGYFIGGKFDQLKRDIPYASLIQAFRELMRQLLAESQARVEVWKNKLLQALGANGQVIIDVIPEVELIIGQQAPVPQLGVAESQNRFNRVFKQFIHVFTAAEHPLVLFLDDLQWADAASVNLVENLMTDPESQYLLLIGAYRDNEVSPTHPLMLMLEAIQAFGATVEELLLKPLAASHITQLVTDTFNCESSQAVPLADLLFQKTQGNPFFLTQLLKVLHQDNLLTFDYRSGFWKWDLNKIQEQAITDNVVDLMVNKIQRLSESTQQVLQLAACVGNRFNLEILAVVNEKSPSATAVDLWEALRAGLILPLSDTYKIPQLLNQSELATYCDTAVQVDYKFLHDRVQQAAYSLIPIDQQKQVHLKVGKLLLHNTEKSQLEEHLFDIVNHLNAGSSLIVEPAERYELAELNLKAGQRAKSSSAFVTALKLLKTGMSYLPENSWQDNYSLTLTLYLQVGEAKFLNGKYEKALLIFEQTFNHVKTTLDMCQVNEYRIMCYRMENDLNSAYKIGLNTLELLGLEFTAYPDDAYLLEKLNHTKKVIGDRSTFSLAELPPMQDEEKLMAQRILKEVWPIAYFLGSKALHITSMNITQLSVQYGNSPISVFGYMLYAFNLVFQYGEVDSGYEFGELSLWLHEVLRTKELEANILNMWGGLVCHYKDHISESKPYLLKGFNSGLETGSYQWSGYCSVNFLWQCLFGNESLEKTAEVAEDFIPSLRKIDKNMLNYHLLAMEAIANLTKPAEKIDELVGTWADERQVLEFAQASSDMLSAFVVYIYKLALCNWYGEFIKAVEYAENAEKYVGGARGIFINPVFYFHQSIALAGAYAEADTETQVIYLDKLNVNLEKFQQWAMHCPTNYQHKFLLIQAEIARIYQQDYQAMELYDLAIASAAENGYLQNEALANELAFRFYLGKDRKNFAKIYFKEARYCYLKWEATGKVRQLDEQYSQLFTDTVAEVTGRGKTTKKIQDISEVKTQTLDISTAIKASQALSSEMELNPLLEKMMTIAIENAGAQMGYLLVKRENQWVIEAEGSIERDEVTVRSSSLFQVKHKLPVLLINYVERTKENLVLDDASHTERFVSDNYIVANQPKSILCLPFSHQGKLTGVLYLENNLTTGVFTAERLEVLNLLTSQVSISIENARLYTNLHIYSQELEISETEAREKAKQLEHTLDELKLTQSQMVQSEKMSSLGQLVAGVAHEINNPISFIYGNLTYVNNYFKDLMSVVQLYQQQNQNLPPKVQNEIDAVDLDFLMEDLPKLLASMKGGTDRIRQIVLSLRNFSRLDEAEVKAVDIHEGIDSTLMILQNRLKPEPDSPGIQVIQEYGNLPPVECYPGQLNQVFMNLIANSIDSLEEFNKHRTYADIARQPSIITIRTSVEGDFAVIRIADNGSGISENVRRQLFTPFFTTKPVGKGTGLGLSISYQIVTNKHRGQLECVPVLGQGAEFMISIPLKASQGEQ from the coding sequence ATGCTTAAATTAATTGCTCGTATCCCGGATTATAGTATTGCAAGTTTAATTTATGAAACTACTGCCACAGTACTTTGTCGAGCATACTCCAAGGCTAACGGGCATTCAGTTGTCATCAAACTGCTCAAAGCAGAATATCCTACTGTCAAAGAGATTGCTCAGATTAAGCACGAATACGAAATTATCCAAAACTTGAACATTGCAGGTGTAATCAGAGCTTATGAATTAATCAGTTACGACAACGGTTACAGTAATGGTCTAGCAATGGTTTTAGAAGACTTTGGTGGAGAATCTTTAAAAGCTCAGACATCTAATACAGGCTTTGAACTTACAAAATTTCTCAACATCGCCGGCCAAATTACTGAAACTTTGGGAGAGTTACATACCCACCACATTATCCATAAGGATCTTCAGCCGGAAAACATTCTTTATAACCCTAACACCGAAAAAATAAAATTGATTGACTTCAGCATCGCTTCGCTGCTGTCAAAAGAAAGCCCAGAAATCAGTAGCCTCAACCTCCTAGAAGGAACGCTGGCTTATATGTCGCCAGAACAAACTGGACGCATTAATCGAACCTTAGATTATCGGACAGATTTTTATTCATTAGGTGTAATTTTTTACGAAATGCTCACGGGTCGGCTCCCCTTTCAGAATGCCCAAGACTCAATGGAATTAGTGCATTGTCACATTGCGAAAATTCCAGTAGCTCCGCACGAGATTAATCCTAATGTACCACTGGTAATCTCTGCGATCGCTATGAAACTTCTGAGCAAAACTGCTGAAGACCGCTACCAGAGTTCTTACGGGTTAAAGGCTGACCTAGAGCAAGCAGCCATACAACTGCAAACAAAAGGCAGCATTGACCTTTTCACCTTAGGCCAGCAAGATTTTTCGCATCAATTCCAAATAGCTCAAAAACTTTATGGTCGGGAAGTAGAAGTGGCGGCTTTAATGGCTGCCTTTGAAAAAGTTAGCCTTGGTTCTAGCGAAGTTGTCTTGGTAGGAGGATATTCAGGTATCGGCAAATCTTCACTAGTTAACGAAGTTCACAAACCGATTGTGCGGCAACGAGGTTACTTTATCGGTGGCAAATTTGACCAACTTAAGCGAGATATTCCTTATGCTTCTTTGATTCAAGCATTTCGAGAATTGATGCGACAACTGTTAGCTGAAAGCCAAGCCAGAGTTGAGGTTTGGAAAAATAAATTACTACAAGCATTGGGAGCTAATGGTCAAGTTATTATTGATGTCATCCCGGAAGTAGAACTGATTATTGGGCAGCAAGCGCCTGTACCGCAGTTGGGGGTTGCTGAGTCTCAAAACCGTTTTAATCGGGTGTTTAAGCAATTTATCCATGTCTTTACTGCTGCTGAACATCCCTTAGTACTGTTTTTAGATGACCTCCAATGGGCAGATGCTGCCTCTGTGAACCTGGTCGAGAATCTGATGACTGACCCAGAAAGTCAGTATCTTTTGCTGATTGGGGCTTACCGAGATAACGAAGTTAGTCCCACCCATCCACTGATGCTAATGCTAGAGGCAATTCAAGCATTTGGGGCAACCGTTGAAGAGTTACTTTTGAAGCCATTAGCAGCATCTCATATTACTCAATTGGTTACTGACACGTTCAACTGCGAATCATCTCAGGCAGTACCTTTAGCTGATTTGCTATTTCAAAAAACCCAAGGTAATCCCTTTTTCTTGACTCAGTTACTAAAAGTACTGCATCAAGATAATCTTTTGACATTTGATTATCGTTCGGGTTTCTGGAAGTGGGATCTCAACAAAATTCAGGAACAAGCCATTACCGATAATGTTGTCGATTTAATGGTGAATAAAATTCAGAGGCTGTCAGAATCGACGCAGCAAGTTTTACAATTAGCTGCTTGTGTTGGCAACCGATTTAATTTAGAAATTCTAGCTGTAGTAAATGAAAAATCTCCATCAGCAACAGCAGTTGATTTATGGGAAGCTTTGCGGGCAGGATTAATTCTACCCTTAAGCGATACTTACAAAATTCCTCAGTTGTTAAATCAGTCTGAATTGGCAACATACTGTGATACTGCGGTACAAGTTGACTATAAGTTTTTGCACGATCGCGTTCAACAAGCTGCCTATTCTTTAATTCCAATCGATCAGCAAAAACAAGTACACCTGAAGGTAGGGAAATTACTATTACATAATACTGAAAAATCCCAGTTGGAAGAACATCTTTTCGATATTGTGAACCATCTCAATGCTGGTAGCTCATTGATTGTGGAACCAGCAGAAAGATATGAACTGGCAGAATTAAATCTGAAAGCAGGTCAGCGAGCAAAATCATCTTCGGCGTTTGTAACTGCACTCAAATTGCTGAAAACAGGAATGAGTTATTTACCTGAAAATAGCTGGCAAGATAATTATTCACTCACCTTAACATTATATTTACAAGTTGGAGAAGCAAAATTTTTAAATGGTAAATATGAGAAAGCTTTGCTGATTTTTGAGCAGACATTCAATCATGTTAAAACTACTCTTGATATGTGTCAGGTGAATGAATATCGGATTATGTGTTATCGGATGGAGAATGATTTAAACTCTGCATATAAAATTGGTTTAAACACCTTGGAACTTTTAGGCTTGGAGTTTACAGCTTATCCCGATGATGCATATTTGTTAGAAAAACTTAATCATACCAAAAAAGTTATTGGCGATCGCTCAACTTTTAGTCTCGCAGAACTACCGCCAATGCAAGACGAAGAGAAGTTAATGGCTCAACGCATCTTAAAAGAAGTCTGGCCTATTGCCTACTTTTTAGGATCTAAAGCATTGCATATCACATCGATGAATATAACTCAACTTTCAGTTCAGTATGGCAACTCACCAATTTCGGTATTTGGCTATATGCTTTATGCTTTTAATCTGGTGTTTCAATATGGTGAAGTGGATTCGGGTTATGAATTTGGTGAGCTATCTTTGTGGTTGCATGAAGTTCTAAGGACGAAGGAATTAGAAGCAAATATTCTGAATATGTGGGGCGGGTTAGTTTGCCACTACAAAGACCATATTAGCGAAAGCAAACCTTATTTATTGAAAGGATTTAATAGTGGTTTAGAAACAGGTTCTTATCAATGGTCTGGTTATTGTTCAGTTAATTTTTTATGGCAATGCTTATTTGGAAATGAATCTTTAGAAAAAACCGCAGAAGTAGCCGAAGATTTTATTCCTAGCCTCCGCAAGATTGACAAAAATATGTTGAACTACCATCTGCTGGCTATGGAAGCGATCGCTAACCTGACTAAGCCAGCAGAAAAGATTGACGAACTTGTTGGAACTTGGGCAGATGAACGGCAAGTGCTAGAGTTTGCACAGGCATCTTCGGATATGTTGAGTGCATTTGTAGTTTATATCTATAAGCTTGCGCTCTGTAACTGGTATGGAGAATTTATCAAAGCTGTTGAGTATGCAGAGAATGCAGAAAAATATGTAGGGGGAGCGCGAGGAATTTTTATTAATCCTGTTTTTTACTTTCACCAAAGTATTGCCTTAGCAGGGGCTTATGCGGAGGCAGATACAGAAACTCAAGTGATTTATCTGGATAAACTAAATGTCAACTTAGAAAAATTCCAGCAATGGGCAATGCACTGTCCAACCAATTATCAACACAAATTTCTGCTGATCCAAGCTGAAATTGCTCGGATTTACCAACAAGATTATCAGGCAATGGAGCTGTATGACCTTGCGATCGCTTCTGCTGCCGAAAACGGTTATTTACAAAATGAAGCCTTAGCAAACGAACTCGCATTTCGATTTTACTTGGGCAAGGATAGGAAAAACTTTGCCAAAATTTATTTTAAAGAAGCCCGCTATTGCTATCTAAAGTGGGAAGCTACAGGTAAAGTCCGGCAACTGGACGAACAATATTCCCAACTTTTTACAGATACAGTTGCGGAAGTAACTGGGCGGGGTAAGACTACAAAGAAGATCCAGGATATTTCTGAAGTTAAAACCCAAACTCTAGATATCAGCACAGCGATTAAAGCATCCCAAGCACTCTCAAGCGAGATGGAGTTAAATCCTCTGCTGGAGAAGATGATGACGATCGCGATCGAGAATGCTGGGGCCCAAATGGGTTATCTACTTGTAAAACGAGAGAACCAGTGGGTGATTGAAGCCGAAGGAAGCATTGAGCGAGATGAAGTGACAGTGCGATCGTCCAGTCTGTTTCAAGTAAAGCATAAATTGCCAGTTTTGCTGATTAACTATGTTGAAAGAACAAAAGAAAATTTGGTTTTAGACGATGCTAGCCACACAGAGCGTTTTGTGAGTGACAACTATATTGTTGCCAATCAACCCAAATCAATTTTGTGTTTGCCTTTCTCTCATCAGGGTAAGCTAACTGGAGTTCTTTACCTGGAAAATAACCTCACTACCGGAGTCTTTACCGCAGAGCGACTAGAGGTACTAAACTTATTGACTTCGCAAGTTTCCATCTCTATAGAAAATGCTCGCCTCTACACAAATTTGCACATATACTCCCAGGAGTTAGAGATTTCGGAAACAGAAGCGCGTGAGAAAGCAAAACAGCTAGAACACACGCTTGATGAATTGAAGCTCACTCAATCCCAGATGGTGCAAAGCGAAAAAATGTCTAGCCTAGGGCAGTTGGTAGCAGGCGTTGCTCACGAAATCAATAACCCAATCAGCTTTATCTACGGCAACCTTACTTACGTTAATAATTATTTCAAAGACTTGATGAGTGTAGTACAACTTTATCAACAGCAAAACCAGAATTTACCACCTAAAGTTCAGAATGAAATAGATGCGGTTGACTTAGATTTTTTGATGGAAGACTTACCTAAGTTGTTGGCTTCAATGAAAGGGGGAACCGATCGCATTCGCCAGATTGTATTATCTTTACGAAACTTTTCCCGCCTAGATGAAGCTGAAGTCAAAGCCGTTGATATCCATGAGGGCATTGATAGCACCCTGATGATTTTGCAAAATCGGCTTAAACCCGAACCAGACTCTCCGGGAATTCAGGTAATACAGGAGTACGGCAACCTGCCACCCGTAGAGTGTTATCCTGGGCAACTGAATCAGGTATTTATGAACCTGATTGCTAATTCGATTGACTCTTTGGAAGAATTTAACAAACATCGGACTTATGCCGATATTGCGCGTCAGCCAAGTATCATTACAATTCGTACTAGTGTTGAAGGCGATTTTGCCGTCATTCGCATTGCTGACAACGGTTCTGGTATCAGCGAAAATGTGCGGCGGCAACTCTTTACACCCTTTTTTACCACCAAACCTGTTGGTAAAGGCACTGGTTTAGGGCTATCTATTAGTTACCAGATTGTGACTAATAAGCATCGAGGGCAGTTAGAGTGTGTACCGGTTTTAGGACAAGGGGCTGAATTTATGATCTCTATCCCCCTTAAGGCAAGCCAGGGCGAGCAGTGA